GAGACCGCCGGACGAGGCGTCACCGGCCTGCTCGTCGACTATCACCTCGACCGCGGCAACGGCATCGCAGCCATCCGCGACATCCGCCGCCGCTTCGGCGACGGCATTCCCGCGATCCTGATCACCGCCGACCGCAGCCCCGCCGTGCAAATGGCTGCGCGGGATGAGAAGGTCGCGGTGCTCAACAAGCCGGTGAAGCCGGCTTCGCTCCGCGCCCTGCTCGGCCAGTGGCGCACGCAGCAGATGGTGGCGGCGGAGTGAGACGCGCGGGTCAATAATCGGTCGATACGCTGAGCGCGCGCCACGTTTCCAATTCCTCGAGACGAAGCCTGTCCGTCGCGGCGATGGCGTTCACGGCGTCGCTGCCGAGGGCGATGCGCAGAGGTGGATGAGCCATGCCGACCAGCTTCAACACGACGGCTGCAGCCTTGGCGGGGTCGCCGGGCTGGCGGCCATCGTAATCGCGCTGCATCCTGACGGCAGCGCCAACGACCGCGTCGTACTCCGGCCGTCCCTCGCAGGTCGCATGCGCGGCCTGGGCAAAGCCGGTGCGGAAGCCGCCGGGCTCGACGAGCGTCACGTTCACGCCGATCAACGCCATCTCGCGCGCCAGGGATTCCGAAAAGCCCTCGATGCCCCATTTCGCGGCCGAATAGGCGGCGCGGGCCGGAGCACCAATGCGCCCGCCGACGGATGAGACTTGGACGATGTGCCCACGGCGCTGCCGACGCATCACGGGGATCGCCGCCTTGGTGACGATGATGGTGCCGATCAGGTTGACTTCGATCTGCCGACGGAACGAGTCCAGGCGCGTGTCCTCGACAGATCCGAGATCGCCGTAGCCGGCGTTGTTCACGACCACATCGACCCCGCCAAACGTCGCCACGGCGAAGCCGACGGCTGCTTGCGCTGCCGCCTCGTCGGTCACGTCGAGCGTTGCAAGCCGAAGCCTCTCGCCGAAGCGCGCGAGCAACGATTCGAGCGGCTTGGGGTCGCGGGCCGAAGCCAGCACGCGATCTCCCGCCGTGAGTGCGGCTTCCACGATGGCCCGGCCGAGCCCGCGAGAGCTGCCGCTGATGAACCAGGTCCTGGACATGATCGTCTCTCGGCCGTTCAGGGGGCCAGCCGCGTGAAGACGTAATCGCGGCCCTTGGCCCGCGCTTCATGGCACGCGAAGCAGGTGCGATGCTGGGCCTCGTCCACCGGCTTGCCGTTGATGAAACGACCAAATCCCCAGCCGCCGGTGGCGGCATATTTTTTGGCATCTTTCACCATCACCTGGACCGTGGTGGCGGCGCCGGGAATCGTCGCGGACGCAAATTCGGGGGATTGTTTCCGCTTCCAGGCGCGCTTGACCAGAATAGTGCCGTCCGGAAACGGAAGCTTTCCGTCCTGATAGGCATCGATCGCAGTCTGGTTGCCGACCACGGCGCGAAGCTCATCGAGCGGCGCCGCCTCTTCGGCCGGCGCGATCAGCTCCCACTGCTTGTAGCCCGGCGGAATCGTGACGCCGAAGATCGGCGAGGCGTCCGCCCCGCTCTGTTCCGCCGGCCCCTCCGCGGAGGCGATCGTGACGAGATACGGCACGCAGGTCAGGAGCACGACGAGGAGGACGACGGTCAGCACGATCATCGTGGCGTAGGGAGATCTTTTCTTCTGAGGTTCGGTTGGCGTCATGACGTTTCATCAAGCTGGGATCAACGGGCAATGCTCGGTCCAGCCTGGCTGGACCGAGGTGCTGACGGAGGCTCAGGCGCGGTCGGCGTCGATGACAGCCTTGGCAAAGGCCTCTGGTGCTTCCTGCGGCAGATTGTGGCCGATGCCGCCGGTGATGAGCCGGAAATCGTACCGGCCGGAGAATTTCTTGGCATAGGCGCTCGGGTCCGGATGCGGCGCGCCGTTGGCGTCGCCTTCCATCGTGATCGTCGGCACCTCGATGACGGGAGCTGCCGCGAGCTTCTTTTCGAGATGCTCGTACTTCGCCTCGCCCTGGGCGAGCCCGAGTCGCCAACGGTAATTGTGGATCGTGATCGCGACATGGTCCTTGTTGTCGAGCGCCGCTGCGCTTCGATTGAAGGTGGCGTCGTCGAACTTCCATTGCGGCGAGGCGAGCTTCCAGATCAGCCTGGCGAAATCGTGCGTGTACTTCTCGTATCCGGCGCGGCCGCGCTCGGTCGCGAAATAGAATTGATACCACCATTGCAGCTCGGCCTGCGGCGGCAGCGGTGCGTTGCCCGCGGCCTGGCTGGAGATCAGATAGCCGCTGACCGAGACAAGTGCCCGGCAGCGATCCGGCCATAGCGCGGCGATGATGTCGGCCGTGCGCGCGCCCCAGTCGAAGCCGGCGACAACAGCCTTCTTGATATCGAGCCTGTCCATCAGCGCGATGATGTCGGCGGCCATCGCCGCAGGCTCGCCGTTTCGCGGCGTCTCACTGGAGAGGAAATGCGTCGTGCCATAGCCGCGCAGGTAAGGGATAATCACGCGATAGCCGGCCTTTGCCAGGATCGGCGCGACATCGACGAAGGCGTGAATGTCGTAGGGCCAGCCGTGCAGCAGGATCGCCACGGGACCGTTCGAGGGGCCTGCCTCTGCATAGCCGACATCGAGAACGCCGGCATCGATCTGCTTGATCGCGCCGAAGGACGCATTCGTTGCGGAGGATCGCGGCGCATTCGTCTCGGCGTTGGCGAGGTCGATCACGCCGAGGCCAAGAGCGAGGGTTCCCGCGGCGACGCCGAAAAACTGGCGGCGGTGCTGGTCGATGATCTGCTTCATGATGGTGCTGCCTTTCGATGCTTGGTGATGGTGCGTCAGATCAGCGCGACCGTGACGTCGATATTGCCGCGGACGGCCTTGGAGTAGGGGCAGGTCTGATGCGCTTCATCGACGATGCCGCGCGCGATCTCAGGGTCGAGACCCGGCAGGCTGACATTGAGGCGCGCCCTCAGCGAGTAAGCGCCGTCGTCGAGCAGGAGATCGATCTCCGCATCGATCGCGCTTTTCCTGGGAAGGTCGACCTTCCGCTTGCGCGCCGCGATCTCCATGGCGCCTTCGAAGCACGCCGACCAGCCGGCAGCGAACAATTGCTCGGGATTGGTGCCGATGCCTGCAGCGCCCGGCGGCGACAATTTGACGTCGAGGCGACCGTCAGAACTGCGCGACATGCCGTCATGTCGACCGCCGCTGGTGTGTGTCTTCGCTGTGTAGAGCAGCTTTGCCGCTTGTGTCATGAAGGTCTCCTTGCCGTTGCGCAACTGACTAGCAGCGGCTGCCGCAGGACACCCGTTTGGAGTTGTGAGAAGTTGTGAGGCCTCACCTCGCGCGCCTCACAAGGCCTGCATCCACGGTCTGAGGCCGATGCAGGCAGGCGCCTTGCCGGATCGCACGCGTCTGGCTATCGGATCATTTCGAGAGGATCAGGATTTCGTGATGACTGAACCGGCCGGGTTTGCGGCAGGAACCCTAACGTTCGGACCATTCACCGTGACGCCGCATGAAAGGCTGGTGACGCGCGACGGTGTCGCACTGACGCTGGGCGCAAAAGCCTTCGACATTCTGATCGCGCTGATGTCTCGGCCGAACGCCGTCGTCAGCAAGTGGGATCTGATGGCGCTGGTATGGCCGGGCCTGACCGTTGAAGAAGCCAGCTTGCGCTTTCACATCGCAGCCCTTCGCAAGGCGCTCGGCGACGGCAGGGACGGCGCACGCTACATCACCACGCTGTCCGGCCGCGGCTATTGCTTCGTGGCGCCGATCTCCCAGTCGGACATTTCGTCACAGCGGCGCGCCGCACCGCGGATGGACCTGTCGCCCGTGAAGCTGCCGAACCGACTGCAACGGATGGTCGGGCGCGACGATGTCATCGCCGCCGTCTCGGACAAGCTCGTCACATCGCGCTTCGTCACGATCGCCGGCCCAGGCGGCGTCGGCAAGACCGCCGTTGCGGTCGCGATCGCTCACGACCTGCTCGAGATTTTCGCCGATGCCGCGCACTTCGTCGATCTTGCCGCGCTCAGCGATCCCGATCTCGTGATCACCTCGATCCTGCTGATGCTGGGCTTGCCGGCGCAGACCGACGATCCCCTGCCCGCGCTGCTCGCGCATGTCAGGGACAAGAGGATGCTGCTGATCCTCGACAATTGCGAACACGTCATCGCCGCCGTGGCGCCGCTGGCCGCGGAGATCTTCCAAGCCGCGCCGCATGTCCACATCCTGGCCACGAGCCGCGAAGCCCTGCGCGTCGAGGGCGAGCAGGTCTATCGATTAGCGCCGCTCGCCATTCCCCCGGACGAGTCCGGACTAACCGCTGCTGCGGCGCAGACTTATCCCGCACTTCAACTCTTCCTCGAACGGGCCACGGCCAGCGGCGCGCAGTTCGCGCTCGACGATGCCAATGCCGCGATCATCGCAAGAATCTGCCGCAAGCTCGACGGCATGGCCCTGGCGATCGAGCTCGCCGCCGGCCGGGTCGAAGCCTACGGCCTGGAGCAGACGGCCACCCTGCTCGACGAGCGCCTCAACCTGCTCTGGCAGGGACAGCGCACCGCGCCGCCACGACAGAAGACGCTGCAGGCGACGCTGGACTGGAGCTACGGGCTGCTGTCCGATACCGAGCGCCTGGTGCTGCGCCGGCTTGCGGTGTTCGCGGGTCACTTCACCATCGATGCCGCGCTCGAGGTCGTCCCGGACGAGCGCGTCGATCGCTCCCACCTGTTCGACGCCATCGACAGCCTCGTCGCCAAGTCCATGGTCGCGCCGCGTCCGATCGGCGCCATGATGCGCTACCGACTGCTCGACACCACGCGCGCCTATTTGCTCGAGATCGAGCCGAACGAAGCGTCCCTCGCCGCCCGCCACGCCACCTACTACCGGCAATGGCTGGCGCAGGCCGGCTCGACATGGGCCACGGTGCCGAGCGCCGACGAACGGGCGATCCAATTCTCCGCACTTCACAACGTGCGCGCCGCGCTCGATTGGTGCTTCGGCAGCGACGGTAATATCAGTATCGGTATCGCGCTCGCCGCTGCGGCGGCACCGATCTTCCTCGCGATGTCGCTCCTGATCGAATGCCGGCGCTGGTCGGAACGGGCGCTGCTTGCGATCGATCCATCCTCGCGCGGCAGCGCCGAGGAAATGCACATCCAGGCTGCCCTCGGCCTCACCTTGATGTTCACGCGAGGCGGCAGCGAAGCGGCGCGCGCCGCCTTGAGCCGGAGCCTTGCGATCGCCGAGGCGCGCGGCGACGAGATCAACCAGCTTCAGCTGCTCGGCCGCATGCATATCTTCCACGAGCGGATGGGAGAGTTCGACGCCGCCCTCGGTTATGCCCGGCAGAGCCTGACCGTCGCCGAGGCGCTCGGCGATGCCGCCTCGATCGCCCTCGCCCATTCGCTTCTGGGCGTCTCGCTGCATCTGGCCGGCGAGCATCGCGACGCGATGACGATGCTGGAGGCCGCCTGGCAGGGGCCCGGCACGGAACGGATCAGCACGGTCTACGGCTTCGATCATCGCAACCGGGCCGGCATTTCGCTCGCACGCGAGCTCTGGTTGCAGGGCCGGCCCGCGCATGCGCAGCAACTGGTGCGGCAGACGGTCACCGAAGCCGCACAGATGGATCATCCGATCACGCTCTGCATCGCGCTGATCTGGGCTGTCTCGATCGATCTCTGGAACGGAGACCTCGACGGCGCGGAAGAAAACATCGACCGTTTCATCGCACATGCCCAATCGCGCTCGATGGGCCCGTACCTCGCGGTCGGCCGCGGCGTCAAAGGCGAGCTGGCAATCCGGCGTGGAGATGCCGCTGATGGCGTCGAGACGATCAAGTCCTGTCTGCGCGAGCTCCACGACGCCGGCTACGAGCTGCTCACCACGACCTTCAACATCGCGATGGTCCAAGGCTTATTGGCACTCGGACAGACCGAGCAGAGCGCACGCCTGATCGACGATGCGATCCACCTCGTCGAACAAGGCGGCGATCATCTCTACATGCCGGAGCTGCTGCGGATGAAGGGCCGGGTCCTCCTGTCGCTGCCGCAGCCCGGGGCCGAGCAGGCGGAAGTTCATTTCGTGCAGTCCCTGGAATTGAGCCGTCGCCAAGGCGCCAGAGCCTGGGAGCTGCGGGCCGCGATCGATCTCGCCGGACTATTTGCCGAACGCGGGCGGCGCGAAGAGGCGAAACGATTGCTCCAATCGTCCCTCGAGGGTTTTGCCGAAGGCTCCGAAACAGCGGATATCGGGGCGGCCAGCGCGCTTCTGACGACGCTGTAGCGCCTCTCTCAGCCCGTCGGCGTGCCCTGCTTCCACTGGCCGCCGGCGATCTTTGCGGCGGCAATCACGGCCTGGGTGCGGCTCTCGACGCCGAGCTTTTGCAGGATGGCCGAGACGTGCGCCTTGATGGTGGCCTCGGAGACGCCGAGCTCGTAGGCGATCTGCTTGTTGAGGAGCCCCTCCGACAGCATCATCAGGACCCGGACCTGTTGCGGCGTCAGCGTCACCAAGCGGTCGCGCAGGCGAGTCGTGTCGGGGTCGGCGGCGGCCGACAGATCGGTGTCGGCGGGAACCCAGACGTCGCCTTCCATCACCTTGAGGATGGCGTCGCGCAGCGTCTCGACGCCGAAACGCTTCGGGATGAAGCCGGAGGCGCCGAAATCGAGCGAGCGGCGGATCGTGGCGCTGTCGTCGGAAGCCGAGACGATCACGACCGGAATCGCCGGATATTGCGCCCGCAGATAGATCAGGCCCGAAAAGCCGGAGATCCCGGGCATCGAAAGGTCGAGCAGGACCAGATCGACGTCGGAGGTCTGTTCCAGCAGCTTGGTCAGATCCTCGAACGATCCGGCCTCGTCGATCCTGGCCGAGATCAGGACGCCCGCCACCGCCTGCCGCAGCGCGTCGCGGAACAGGGGGTGGTCATCGGCAATGACGAGATGGGTGGAGGGAGCGTTCATCGTTCTCTTGCTGTTGTTCGCGCCGAGCCGGCGGACTGATGCCGCGGCGGGCCAATTCTTCCCTGAGCGGCCGTGGCATGCAAGTGCACATTATCCCTTTGCTGCAAAGGGGTTAATCGGGAAGCCGTCGAGCCCCTGTGCTGGCTCCTGATACCGCATTGTCAGCCGCGCGTCAGTGCGCAAGGCCGAAAGTCGTATTGGGGCGGGTTTCACGCCGATGTTACCTTGCAGCCAGGACCTGGGTTGATCCGGCACGTCCGGACATCTGGGGCGCGAGGAAACGCATTTCGGGGAGCGACTCAACATGTCGACAGTGGCTGTGTCTCAGACGAGCGCGGGAGGAATGACGAAGGACGAACGGTTCGTCATTCTCGCCTCCTCGCTCGGTACCGTCTTCGAGTGGTACGACTTCTATCTCTACGGCTCGCTGGCCGGCATCATCGGCGCGCAGTTCTTCTCGGCCTATCCGCCCGCCACCCGCGACATCTTCGCGCTGCTGGCGTTCGCTGCGGGCTTCCTGGTGCGTCCGTTCGGCGCGATCGTGTTCGGCCGCGTCGGCGACATCGTCGGCCGCAAATACACCTTCCTCG
This genomic stretch from Bradyrhizobium sp. CCGB12 harbors:
- a CDS encoding SDR family NAD(P)-dependent oxidoreductase; translated protein: MSRTWFISGSSRGLGRAIVEAALTAGDRVLASARDPKPLESLLARFGERLRLATLDVTDEAAAQAAVGFAVATFGGVDVVVNNAGYGDLGSVEDTRLDSFRRQIEVNLIGTIIVTKAAIPVMRRQRRGHIVQVSSVGGRIGAPARAAYSAAKWGIEGFSESLAREMALIGVNVTLVEPGGFRTGFAQAAHATCEGRPEYDAVVGAAVRMQRDYDGRQPGDPAKAAAVVLKLVGMAHPPLRIALGSDAVNAIAATDRLRLEELETWRALSVSTDY
- a CDS encoding cytochrome P460 family protein — its product is MTPTEPQKKRSPYATMIVLTVVLLVVLLTCVPYLVTIASAEGPAEQSGADASPIFGVTIPPGYKQWELIAPAEEAAPLDELRAVVGNQTAIDAYQDGKLPFPDGTILVKRAWKRKQSPEFASATIPGAATTVQVMVKDAKKYAATGGWGFGRFINGKPVDEAQHRTCFACHEARAKGRDYVFTRLAP
- a CDS encoding alpha/beta fold hydrolase; the encoded protein is MKQIIDQHRRQFFGVAAGTLALGLGVIDLANAETNAPRSSATNASFGAIKQIDAGVLDVGYAEAGPSNGPVAILLHGWPYDIHAFVDVAPILAKAGYRVIIPYLRGYGTTHFLSSETPRNGEPAAMAADIIALMDRLDIKKAVVAGFDWGARTADIIAALWPDRCRALVSVSGYLISSQAAGNAPLPPQAELQWWYQFYFATERGRAGYEKYTHDFARLIWKLASPQWKFDDATFNRSAAALDNKDHVAITIHNYRWRLGLAQGEAKYEHLEKKLAAAPVIEVPTITMEGDANGAPHPDPSAYAKKFSGRYDFRLITGGIGHNLPQEAPEAFAKAVIDADRA
- a CDS encoding organic hydroperoxide resistance protein, producing the protein MTQAAKLLYTAKTHTSGGRHDGMSRSSDGRLDVKLSPPGAAGIGTNPEQLFAAGWSACFEGAMEIAARKRKVDLPRKSAIDAEIDLLLDDGAYSLRARLNVSLPGLDPEIARGIVDEAHQTCPYSKAVRGNIDVTVALI
- a CDS encoding winged helix-turn-helix domain-containing protein; this encodes MTEPAGFAAGTLTFGPFTVTPHERLVTRDGVALTLGAKAFDILIALMSRPNAVVSKWDLMALVWPGLTVEEASLRFHIAALRKALGDGRDGARYITTLSGRGYCFVAPISQSDISSQRRAAPRMDLSPVKLPNRLQRMVGRDDVIAAVSDKLVTSRFVTIAGPGGVGKTAVAVAIAHDLLEIFADAAHFVDLAALSDPDLVITSILLMLGLPAQTDDPLPALLAHVRDKRMLLILDNCEHVIAAVAPLAAEIFQAAPHVHILATSREALRVEGEQVYRLAPLAIPPDESGLTAAAAQTYPALQLFLERATASGAQFALDDANAAIIARICRKLDGMALAIELAAGRVEAYGLEQTATLLDERLNLLWQGQRTAPPRQKTLQATLDWSYGLLSDTERLVLRRLAVFAGHFTIDAALEVVPDERVDRSHLFDAIDSLVAKSMVAPRPIGAMMRYRLLDTTRAYLLEIEPNEASLAARHATYYRQWLAQAGSTWATVPSADERAIQFSALHNVRAALDWCFGSDGNISIGIALAAAAAPIFLAMSLLIECRRWSERALLAIDPSSRGSAEEMHIQAALGLTLMFTRGGSEAARAALSRSLAIAEARGDEINQLQLLGRMHIFHERMGEFDAALGYARQSLTVAEALGDAASIALAHSLLGVSLHLAGEHRDAMTMLEAAWQGPGTERISTVYGFDHRNRAGISLARELWLQGRPAHAQQLVRQTVTEAAQMDHPITLCIALIWAVSIDLWNGDLDGAEENIDRFIAHAQSRSMGPYLAVGRGVKGELAIRRGDAADGVETIKSCLRELHDAGYELLTTTFNIAMVQGLLALGQTEQSARLIDDAIHLVEQGGDHLYMPELLRMKGRVLLSLPQPGAEQAEVHFVQSLELSRRQGARAWELRAAIDLAGLFAERGRREEAKRLLQSSLEGFAEGSETADIGAASALLTTL
- a CDS encoding response regulator transcription factor, whose translation is MNAPSTHLVIADDHPLFRDALRQAVAGVLISARIDEAGSFEDLTKLLEQTSDVDLVLLDLSMPGISGFSGLIYLRAQYPAIPVVIVSASDDSATIRRSLDFGASGFIPKRFGVETLRDAILKVMEGDVWVPADTDLSAAADPDTTRLRDRLVTLTPQQVRVLMMLSEGLLNKQIAYELGVSEATIKAHVSAILQKLGVESRTQAVIAAAKIAGGQWKQGTPTG